In the Perca flavescens isolate YP-PL-M2 chromosome 20, PFLA_1.0, whole genome shotgun sequence genome, one interval contains:
- the LOC114546951 gene encoding zinc finger protein 770, with amino-acid sequence MPHVNDASVIRSSILHFMDPAPQKQVDSANVDTAAFNAHNGYTCKVCLKSFSSSLQLWIHSPAHNKLEQCEGGRESGQALSKQAYSKEDLQSQELSSSRSKMTLNHQCPKCLKTFCTPSKLQRHFLIHTGQKPYSCMICLKAFRQKVHLKSHLSTANKCSLSVGTERKKERFGNSRQTTGLQPQSSLPLQPTSHHTPVGSSVELEQQCKISVNAVQDLNKTETKSDAFVKPEQSLNRGSQCWSKFCHKSDKQEQQQLTHKDLKPFQCMICSRSFKLEVNLIRHHKVHRNQKELGSSTTEQNSNDVEMSDSEAIQHFPEPRHADPVDLNIVVKPETWSGNCSDYNDSLPQDSVLITSAEQQRDTYHATNEQQRIYSLNQCRACLKCFPSVSKLQRHMMSHTGQRPFGCEMCGKRFRQKTHLRVHCRTHLWSRYHKQRSLYTNRPPSRIGGFNTRTAADVPVQEMLLHKNDFETHTGSNVVSVKHLDQSPSIITIQNNNRESDNKLLPCISKKNEVVQKVSKVTVKRTPTAKSMRHPGNVQHKCFQCLKRFPSASKLQRHEMVHTGLKPFQCVLCGKAFRQAPHLKTHERSHCERKAPGPVNLQGNIRKLKANRQQQLYPRISVHIPQQNRSVNTETTLSDSDGAEDNGVRVLLCTRREISITKVNSLFKTNSKKNSNVIGKKGKLDTSPISRHLVTHSGVRPYKCTMCSKTFTHCRHLNVHEHRCRQGSHYIQGEIKIINNLQDKCIENLSDCTDLNVDATKEQPESHASVGHHSFTDGDLSYWSDAINTEWLAVPEVGLQEEKNESEKRQRDHYDLATDHYSYSFPSQLTFEINKLVQNQNMAAPPLSHQHDGTSTRNVEVPCKPKGVMAISDSNKLLSAEVENQMQPDNYWCEPLSVFECEKCSVSFMSKNNLKQHLCSTNVQPKMTESAQKYCCDICFKHFVSPSKLKRHYLIHTGQRPFRCDICGKTFTQSAHVTTHRLTH; translated from the coding sequence ATGCCACATGTAAATGATGCCTCAGTGATTCGGAGCAGTATCTTACATTTTATGGATCCAGCACCTCAGAAGCAAGTTGATTCTGCAAATGTAGACACAGCTGCATTCAATGCCCACAATGGATACACCTGCAAAGTCTGCTTGAAGTCATTTTCTTCATCTCTTCAGCTTTGGATTCATTCGCCAGCTCATAACAAACTAGAACAATGTGAGGGGGGCAGAGAGTCAGGCCAGGCTTTATCTAAACAGGCTTATTCCAAAGAGGACCTGCAGTCACAAGAATTGAGTTCCAGCAGAAGCAAAATGACTTTGAATCACCAGTGTCCTAAATGTCTCAAAACCTTCTGCACACCATCCAAATTACAACGGCATTTCCTTATTCATACGGGGCAGAAACCTTACTCATGTATGATCTGCTTGAAAGCCTTCAGACAGAAGGTACACTTGAAATCCCATTTAAGCACAGCAAATAAATGTTCACTGTCTGTCGGCACTGAAAGGAAAAAAGAGAGGTTTGGTAATAGCAGACAAACCACAGGTCTGCAGCCTCAGTCGTCACTTCCACTTCAACCCACCAGCCATCACACTCCTGTCGGTTCCTCAGTGGAACTGGAGCAACAGTGTAAAATAAGTGTAAATGCTGTGCAGGACCTGAACAAAACCGAAACCAAGTCAGATGCATTTGTAAAACCAGAGCAATCTTTAAATAGAGGCAGTCAGTGTTGGAGTAAATTTTGTCACAAGTCAGATAAACAAGAGCAGCAACAATTAACACACAAAGACTTGAAACCATTCCAATGCATGATCTGCAGCAGGTCGTTTAAGTTGGAAGTTAATTTAATACGTCATCATAAAGTTCATAGGAACCAAAAAGAATTGGGAAGTTCTACCACGGAGCAAAACAGCAATGATGTTGAAATGTCTGATTCTGAAGCAATACAACATTTTCCTGAACCCAGGCATGCAGATCCTGTTGACTTGAACATCGTTGTTAAACCAGAAACATGGAGTGGAAATTGCAGTGACTACAATGACTCTCTTCCCCAGGATTCTGTGTTAATTACATCAGCAGAACAGCAGAGGGACACCTACCACGCCACCAATGAGCAGCAGAGAATTTACTCATTAAATCAGTGTCGtgcatgtttaaaatgttttccatCGGTATCAAAACTTCAAAGGCACATGATGAGTCATACTGGACAAAGGCCCTTTGGCTGCGAGATGTGTGGGAAGAGATTCCGTCAGAAAACACACCTGAGGGTCCATTGTCGCACTCACCTGTGGTCTAGATATCACAAGCAACGATCATTGTATACCAATCGGCCGCCTTCTCGCATAGGTGGGTTTAACACAAGGACTGCAGCAGACGTCCCAGTACAGGAAATGTTACTACATAAGAATGATTTTGAGACACACACTGGCAGTAATGTAGTGTCTGTAAAACACCTGGATCAGAGTCCTTCTATAATAACGATTCAGAATAACAACAGGGAATCCGATAACAAGTTGTTACCATGTATCTCAAAGAAAAATGAGGTTGTGCAAAAGGTTTCTAAAGTGACTGTGAAAAGGACACCGACTGCTAAATCAATGCGTCATCCAGGCAACGTGCAACACAAGTGCTTCCAATGTTTAAAGCGTTTTCCAAGTGCCTCTAAATTACAAAGGCATGAGATGGTACACACAGGCTTGAAACCATttcagtgtgttttgtgtgggaAAGCATTCAGGCAAGCTCCACATCTGAAAACTCACGAAAGGTCTCACTGTGAGAGGAAAGCACCCGGGCCAGTCAATCTACAGGGGAACATCAGAAAACTGAAAGCAAATAGACAACAGCAGCTTTACCCAAGGATCAGTGTCCATATCCCACAACAGAATAGATCTGTGAACACAGAAACTACACTTTCAGATTCTGATGGCGCTGAAGATAATGGAGTGAGAGTGTTGCTCTGCACCAGGCGGGAAATATCCATCACAAAAGTTAACAGTCTCTTTAAGACAAACtctaaaaaaaatagtaatgtAATTGGTAAAAAAGGGAAACTTGACACATCTCCAATATCAAGGCACTTGGTTACTCACTCTGGGGTAAGGCCATACAAATGCACTATGTGCAGCAAAACCTTCACACATTGTAGACATCTAAACGTTCATGAGCACAGATGCAGACAGGGTTCACATTATATTCAAGGAGAAATTAAAATTATCAACAATCTCCAGGATAAATGCATTGAAAACCTTTCTGATTGTACAGATTTGAATGTAGATGCAACAAAAGAGCAGCCGGAGTCACATGCCAGTGTTGGTCATCACTCATTTACTGATGGAGATTTATCTTATTGGTCAGATGCAATAAACACTGAATGGTTGGCAGTGCCAGAAGTGGGCTTACAAGAGGAGAAAAATGAATcagagaaaagacagagagaccaTTATGATCTGGCTACAGACCATTATAGTTATTCCTTTCCCTCTCAACTTACCTTTGAAATAAATAAGCTTGTCCAAAATCAAAACATGGCAGCCCCACCTTTGTCACACCAGCATGATGGTACTTCTACACGTAATGTTGAAGTACCATGTAAGCCTAAAGGAGTTATGGCTATTTCAGATAGCAACAAGCTGCTCAGTGCTGAAGTTGAGAATCAAATGCAGCCAGATAATTACTGGTGTGAACCACTATCTGTGTTTGAATGTGAGAAGTGCTCTGTGAGTTTTATGAGCAAAAACAATCTTAAGCAACATCTTTGTTCAACCAATGTTCAACCTAAAATGACAGAGTCAGCCCAGAAGTATTGTTGTGACATTTGCTTCAAACATTTTGTGTCTCCCTCTAAACTTAAAAGGCATTATCTCATTCACACAGGTCAAAGGCCGTTTAGGTGTGACATTTGTGGCAAAACATTCACACAGTCAGCACATGTCACAACACACCGGCTGACTCATTGA